Proteins found in one Quercus robur chromosome 2, dhQueRobu3.1, whole genome shotgun sequence genomic segment:
- the LOC126714959 gene encoding uncharacterized protein LOC126714959, which produces MSSGYAIELYFDPALENQVLKAWNVLARRQISTQLIEMESRPHITLFSSPSLEPSRLENIVKSFASKQEPLPLSFSSVGCLSNDNNVLFLTPTPTLSLLQFQSQLCDAMKKEGIDIGDDYRQDSWIPYCAVAQDVPRARFCEALCVLRDLKLPVNGYAMDIGLVEFSPVRELFSFVFGNSVEA; this is translated from the coding sequence ATGTCAAGTGGCTATGCTATTGAGCTTTACTTCGATCCCGCCCTTGAAAACCAGGTCTTGAAGGCCTGGAATGTACTAGCTCGTCGCCAAATCAGCACCCAGCTCATCGAAATGGAATCACGCCCACACATCACACTCTTCTCAAGCCCCTCACTCGAACCCTCAAGGCTTGAGAACATTGTCAAGAGCTTTGCTTCAAAGCAGGAACCTTTGCCTCTATCTTTCTCCTCAGTTGGGTGCCTCTCCAATGACAACAATGTGCTCTTTCTCACGCCGACACCTACATTGTCTCTCCTTCAGTTCCAGTCTCAATTGTGTGATGCAATGAAGAAGGAAGGGATTGATATTGGGGATGATTATCGCCAGGACTCGTGGATTCCTTACTGTGCAGTTGCTCAGGATGTGCCAAGGGCTCGGTTTTGCGAGGCCTTATGTGTCTTGCGGGATTTGAAGTTGCCTGTTAATGGTTATGCTATGGATATCGGGTTGGTGGAATTTTCGCCTGTGCGCGAACTCTTCTCCTTTGTGTTTGGTAATTCAGTAGAAGCATGA
- the LOC126714960 gene encoding xyloglucan O-acetyltransferase 4-like isoform X3 has protein sequence MDKDFLNWRWKPDQCELPRFDAKSFLQIVQGKTMAFIGDSVARNHIESLLCLLSQEEIPEDIYKDSEDRFRTWYFPHSNFTLKVLWTKFLIEGEERMINGTASGIYDLQLDKVDDGWAKHLPGLDYAIVSAGHWFFRVLYLHEGDNAEECIYCNEPNVTGHNVEFAVQMSFQATFNYINDCKNCSGLVTLLRTFAPAHFENGGWSTGGYCNRTGPFNETHVIDLESSEWKVRSAQIEEIERARKIAGKNQGKRFGVLDVTRAMLMRPDGHPGEHYGEKWQGGAKDCVHWCMPGPVDTWSEIFMAVLRKEAGLSSL, from the exons ATGGACAAGGATTTTCTCAATTGGAGATGGAAACCTGACCAATGTGAACTGCCACGGTTTGATGCCAAGTCATTTCTGCAAATTGTGCAAGGAAAGACAATGGCATTTATTGGTGACTCGGTTGCCAGGAACCATATCGAATCCCTTCTATGCCTATTGTCACAG GAGGAAATTCCAGAAGACATTTACAAGGATTCAGAAGACAGATTCCGGACATGGTATTTTCCTCATAGTAACTTCACCCTTAAGGTGCTTTGGACCAAATTCCTCATAGAGGGTGAGGAAAGAATGATCAATGGTACAGCTTCGGGTATTTATGACTTGCAATTAGACAAGGTTGATGATGGATGGGCTAAACACCTTCCAGGTTTGGACTATGCTATTGTTTCAGCCGGGCATTGGTTTTTCCGAGTATTGTACCTACACGAAGGTGACAATGCAGAAGAATGTATTTATTGCAATGAACCAAACGTTACTGGTCACAACGTTGAGTTTGCTGTTCAAATGTCGTTTCAAGCTACGTTTAACTACATCAATGACTGCAAGAATTGCAGTGGCCTAGTAACTTTGTTAAGGACATTTGCACCAGCCCACTTTGAGAATGGGGGTTGGAGTACCGGAGGCTACTGCAATAGAACAGGACCTTTCAATGAGACTCATGTGATAGACTTAGAGAGTTCTGAATGGAAAGTGAGGAGTGCTCAGATAGAAGAGATTGAAAGAGCAAGAAAAATAGCAGGGAAAAACCAAGGgaagagatttggggttttaGATGTTACAAGGGCCATGCTGATGAGACCTGATGGGCACCCTGGAGAGCATTATGGCGAAAAATGGCAAGGCGGTGCCAAGGATTGTGTTCATTGGTGCATGCCAGGCCCGGTTGATACATGGAGTGAAATTTTTATGGCAGTTCTTAGAAAGGAAGCCGGGTTGAGTTCTTTATAA